In the Geobacter sp. FeAm09 genome, one interval contains:
- a CDS encoding response regulator, with protein sequence MKESRGKILIIDDDPFFQKVLSDAFNENGFTPLNASDGIEGIKVFLEKAPDAVLSDLVMPRMGGVSTCMEISRLAGDRQPVIVLLTSMFHEPPHEHETPDMGAKVHIPKSTKAVDIVIIVEQLLGRKKVQQG encoded by the coding sequence ATGAAGGAATCGCGCGGAAAAATCCTGATTATCGACGACGACCCCTTTTTCCAGAAAGTGCTTTCCGACGCCTTCAACGAGAACGGGTTTACCCCCCTCAACGCCAGCGACGGCATCGAGGGGATCAAGGTGTTCCTGGAAAAGGCCCCTGATGCCGTTCTTTCCGACCTGGTCATGCCGCGCATGGGTGGCGTCAGCACCTGCATGGAGATCAGCCGTCTGGCCGGCGACCGGCAGCCGGTGATCGTCCTGTTGACCTCCATGTTCCATGAGCCTCCCCACGAGCATGAAACCCCCGACATGGGGGCCAAGGTGCATATCCCCAAGTCCACCAAAGCGGTGGACATCGTCATCATTGTCGAGCAACTCCTGGGACGGAAGAAGGTGCAGCAAGGCTGA
- a CDS encoding response regulator → MVEQQKRILVVDDEENARIALSKILSREGYEVASAGNGYEALNYLRGKEVELIITDINMPEMNGLTFLRELSRSHPDSNVIMVTAYGEVESYIEAMNLGAFEYINKPVKIDELKKIIRKIFN, encoded by the coding sequence GTGGTTGAGCAACAAAAACGCATACTGGTGGTCGATGACGAGGAAAACGCCCGTATTGCGCTCTCGAAAATCCTGAGCCGCGAGGGGTACGAGGTGGCGTCGGCCGGCAACGGTTACGAGGCGCTCAATTACCTGCGGGGCAAAGAGGTGGAATTGATCATCACCGACATCAACATGCCGGAGATGAACGGGCTGACCTTTTTGCGGGAACTGAGCAGGAGCCACCCCGACAGCAATGTGATCATGGTCACCGCCTATGGCGAGGTGGAATCGTACATCGAGGCCATGAACCTGGGGGCCTTCGAGTATATCAACAAGCCGGTCAAGATCGACGAACTCAAGAAGATAATCAGGAAAATATTCAATTGA
- a CDS encoding 3'-5' exoribonuclease YhaM family protein, with amino-acid sequence MAKQFVADIKDRDPVSAVFLVKEKIMAMAKNGKPYMNLRLMDKSGEVDAKVWDNVDVLDKLFERDDFVQVRGKASVYLNKMQVVVAEITRIPEEAVNLADFLPESPRDKDDMSRELDALVAAIADPHLKGLMDTFLADEPLMAKYRTAPAAKGMHHVYLGGLMEHSLSVARLVKTIVPLYEGINEDLLVVGALLHDVGKIHEMSYERAFDYTDEGKLLGHITIGVELVEDKIRTVEGFPRELAMLLKHMLLSHHGQYEYGSPKRPKTVEATILNYLDDMDSKINGIQAHIARESASSSRWTSHHRLYDRYFFKGNGMDGEQEVVHEECEEQAPEEPVIQRESPVRPTQREEKPHFSNQPLKALENLDLF; translated from the coding sequence GTGGCAAAACAATTCGTAGCCGACATCAAGGACCGGGACCCGGTCTCCGCCGTTTTCCTGGTCAAGGAAAAGATCATGGCCATGGCCAAGAACGGCAAACCCTATATGAACCTGCGCCTCATGGACAAGAGCGGCGAGGTGGACGCCAAGGTCTGGGACAACGTGGACGTTCTGGACAAGCTCTTCGAGCGGGACGATTTCGTGCAGGTGCGCGGCAAGGCGTCGGTCTATCTGAACAAGATGCAGGTGGTGGTGGCCGAGATCACCCGGATTCCCGAGGAGGCGGTCAACCTGGCCGACTTTCTGCCCGAATCCCCCCGGGACAAGGACGACATGTCCCGGGAGTTGGATGCGCTGGTGGCCGCCATTGCCGATCCGCACCTCAAGGGGCTCATGGATACGTTCCTGGCGGATGAACCGCTCATGGCCAAGTACCGCACGGCCCCGGCGGCCAAGGGGATGCACCACGTGTACCTGGGGGGGCTCATGGAGCATTCCCTCTCGGTGGCCCGGCTGGTGAAGACCATTGTGCCGTTGTACGAGGGGATCAACGAGGACCTGCTGGTGGTGGGGGCGCTGCTGCACGATGTGGGCAAGATCCACGAGATGAGCTACGAGCGCGCCTTCGACTATACGGACGAGGGGAAGCTTTTGGGGCACATCACCATCGGCGTGGAACTGGTGGAGGACAAGATTCGCACGGTGGAGGGGTTCCCGCGGGAGCTGGCCATGCTGCTCAAGCACATGCTCCTCTCCCACCACGGCCAGTACGAGTACGGTTCGCCCAAGCGCCCCAAGACCGTGGAGGCCACCATCCTCAACTACCTGGACGATATGGACTCCAAGATCAACGGCATCCAAGCCCACATCGCCCGGGAAAGCGCCAGCAGTTCCCGCTGGACCTCCCACCACCGGCTCTACGACCGCTATTTCTTCAAGGGCAACGGCATGGACGGCGAGCAGGAGGTGGTGCATGAGGAGTGCGAAGAGCAGGCGCCGGAGGAGCCGGTCATCCAGCGGGAATCCCCCGTTCGCCCGACGCAGCGGGAGGAAAAGCCGCACTTCAGCAATCAGCCTCTGAAGGCGTTGGAGAACCTGGACCTGTTCTAG
- a CDS encoding response regulator — MDIPLPDSKAAVVVIDDDPHILELAGLILSRKGYHVLAASTARQGMDIIAAQAPELALLDYMMPEMDGLATLREIKARYPDTYVIMFTGKGNEEIAVELMKGGASEYILKPFNNRDLTDRLDSVLRIREIELHNKALQQEHVRLLEEIDTWNQELQKRVREKTEALQKAQSEIAQSEKLAALGYLSAGMAHEIRNPLNSISLFAQLMRQNAADHEQREYLGKILKEIDRIDVIICKLLDASRRSRTISSDVQIDRVVDNAIDAFSPQIEAGNIRVERRYHGVPPAIKADPAEVEQIFTNLFLNALDEMPGGGRLDIEIYEENGWVVVTVGDSGGGIPAEVLPNIFEPFFTTKSRGTGMGLPVVQRIARIYQGTVSVEKSSAEGTVFRLEFPAVVPA, encoded by the coding sequence ATGGACATCCCCCTTCCCGACAGCAAGGCCGCGGTCGTCGTCATCGACGACGACCCCCATATCCTCGAACTCGCCGGCCTGATCCTTTCCCGCAAAGGGTATCACGTGCTTGCGGCCTCCACGGCCCGCCAGGGGATGGACATCATTGCCGCCCAGGCGCCGGAGCTGGCGCTTCTGGACTACATGATGCCCGAGATGGACGGCCTTGCGACCTTGCGGGAGATCAAGGCGCGCTACCCGGACACCTACGTCATCATGTTCACCGGCAAGGGGAACGAGGAGATTGCCGTCGAGTTGATGAAGGGGGGCGCCTCCGAGTATATCCTCAAGCCGTTCAACAACCGGGACCTGACCGACCGCCTCGACAGCGTCCTGCGCATCCGCGAGATAGAGCTCCACAACAAGGCGCTGCAGCAGGAGCACGTGCGGCTTCTCGAGGAGATCGACACCTGGAACCAGGAGTTGCAGAAGCGGGTCCGGGAGAAGACCGAGGCGCTGCAGAAGGCCCAGTCCGAGATCGCCCAATCGGAAAAGCTGGCCGCCCTGGGCTACCTTTCCGCCGGCATGGCCCACGAGATCCGCAATCCGCTCAATTCCATCTCGCTCTTTGCCCAGCTCATGCGCCAGAACGCCGCCGACCATGAGCAGCGGGAGTACCTGGGCAAGATCCTGAAGGAGATCGACCGGATCGACGTCATCATCTGCAAGCTGCTGGACGCCTCGCGCCGCAGCCGCACCATCTCCTCGGACGTGCAGATCGACCGGGTGGTGGACAACGCCATCGATGCCTTCTCACCCCAGATCGAGGCCGGCAACATCCGCGTCGAGCGTCGCTATCACGGGGTGCCTCCCGCCATCAAGGCCGACCCTGCGGAGGTGGAGCAGATCTTCACCAACCTGTTCCTGAACGCCCTGGACGAGATGCCGGGCGGGGGCCGCCTCGACATAGAGATCTACGAAGAAAACGGCTGGGTGGTGGTCACGGTCGGCGACAGCGGCGGCGGCATCCCCGCCGAGGTCCTGCCCAACATCTTCGAGCCGTTTTTCACCACCAAGTCCCGGGGCACCGGCATGGGACTGCCGGTGGTCCAGCGCATCGCCCGCATCTACCAGGGGACCGTTTCCGTCGAAAAGAGTTCGGCGGAGGGGACGGTTTTCCGCCTGGAATTTCCTGCCGTTGTGCCCGCCTGA
- a CDS encoding GAF domain-containing protein, with product MQIAARCRKCGKVMSSQRIDNYRVKMTCSCGFSDFRTQTEKVKTVNPFYHKANFTPYVESEKGKMVLTMQRANREHMEIISLEEISMLVSSDFELSEVLHMVATKLAVQLHASVCNIYLLEDGELVLKATYGYEQEKIGLIRLKIGEGITGTVAREMQPINLSRASQDPRYKVFPELNEEKYNSMLSFPITDKKDVYGVINLQTTSMRSFPEDEIYFVSIIANLILSAIKLRQKAASAKNGEKKPALS from the coding sequence ATGCAGATAGCAGCGCGTTGCCGTAAGTGCGGTAAGGTCATGAGCAGCCAGCGTATCGACAACTACCGGGTCAAGATGACCTGCTCCTGCGGATTTTCCGACTTCCGCACCCAGACGGAAAAGGTCAAGACCGTCAACCCGTTCTACCACAAGGCCAATTTCACCCCCTATGTGGAAAGCGAAAAGGGGAAGATGGTGCTGACCATGCAGCGGGCGAACCGGGAGCACATGGAGATCATCTCCCTGGAAGAGATCAGCATGCTGGTGTCGTCCGATTTCGAGCTCTCCGAAGTGCTGCACATGGTGGCGACCAAGCTGGCCGTGCAGCTCCATGCCAGCGTCTGCAACATCTACCTCCTGGAGGATGGGGAACTGGTGCTGAAGGCCACCTACGGGTACGAGCAGGAAAAGATCGGCCTGATCCGCCTCAAGATCGGCGAGGGGATCACCGGCACCGTGGCCCGGGAGATGCAGCCCATCAACCTGAGCCGTGCCTCCCAGGACCCGCGTTACAAGGTCTTCCCCGAGCTGAACGAAGAGAAATACAACTCCATGCTTTCCTTCCCCATAACCGACAAGAAGGACGTCTACGGGGTCATCAACCTGCAGACCACCTCCATGCGGAGTTTCCCCGAAGACGAGATTTACTTCGTCTCGATCATCGCCAACCTGATCCTTTCGGCCATCAAGCTCCGCCAGAAAGCCGCATCCGCCAAAAACGGAGAGAAAAAGCCCGCGCTTTCTTGA
- a CDS encoding deoxyribonuclease IV, which yields MNDYLGAHMSISGGLHLAIDRAVAAGCGVVQIFTRNSNQWKGKPVSEADAALFREKFAASGLHEVISHDIYLINLAAAPGEVRDKSLAAFRDELETCARLGIAKVVMHPGSHLADEPAAGLGRVIEAFDQLFREVPQFEGKVLLETTAGQGTNLGRTFEELQAIIDGSKFPDKFGVCFDTCHTFAAGYDTATDEGYADTMAQFDRIIGLGLLQCFHFNDSKKGLGSRVDRHDHIGQGALGLNPFRFILNDPRFAKIPKILETPKGDNDEMDGVNLGVLRGLVKTP from the coding sequence ATGAACGACTATCTCGGCGCCCACATGTCCATCTCCGGCGGCCTGCACCTGGCCATCGACCGGGCCGTTGCCGCCGGTTGCGGCGTGGTGCAGATCTTCACCCGCAATTCCAACCAGTGGAAGGGCAAGCCGGTGAGCGAGGCGGACGCCGCCCTGTTCCGGGAAAAATTCGCCGCCTCCGGCCTGCACGAGGTGATCTCCCACGACATCTACCTGATCAACCTGGCGGCGGCACCCGGCGAGGTGCGGGACAAGAGCCTGGCCGCCTTCCGGGACGAGCTGGAGACCTGCGCCCGGCTCGGCATCGCCAAGGTGGTCATGCACCCCGGCTCGCACCTGGCGGATGAGCCTGCGGCCGGCCTGGGGCGGGTGATCGAGGCTTTCGACCAGTTGTTCCGGGAGGTCCCCCAATTCGAGGGAAAAGTGCTGCTGGAGACCACCGCCGGCCAGGGGACCAACCTGGGAAGGACCTTCGAGGAGTTGCAGGCCATCATCGACGGCTCGAAATTCCCGGACAAATTCGGCGTCTGCTTCGACACCTGCCACACCTTTGCCGCGGGCTACGACACCGCCACGGATGAGGGGTACGCCGATACCATGGCCCAGTTCGACCGCATCATCGGCCTGGGGCTCCTGCAATGCTTCCATTTCAACGACTCGAAGAAGGGGCTCGGCTCCCGGGTGGACCGGCACGACCACATCGGCCAGGGTGCCCTGGGGCTGAATCCGTTCCGCTTCATCCTCAACGACCCGCGCTTTGCGAAGATCCCCAAGATCCTGGAGACCCCAAAGGGGGACAACGACGAGATGGACGGGGTCAATCTGGGGGTGCTGCGGGGGCTGGTGAAAACGCCATAG
- a CDS encoding universal stress protein, whose product MKPFSKILTAIDFSENSDYAFDYALTLAKQFDSQLVVLHVINEPVDLRGFYVPHISFEQLEKEIEEGAEKMMAKFCSAKMGDFTNFTTSIVTGIPYEEVIRTAEETAASLIVLGTHGRTGIDHLIFGSTAERVVRGASCPVLTIRLPAEQ is encoded by the coding sequence ATGAAACCGTTCAGCAAGATCCTGACGGCCATCGATTTTTCGGAAAACTCGGATTACGCTTTCGACTATGCACTCACCTTGGCGAAACAGTTCGATTCCCAGCTTGTGGTGCTGCATGTCATCAATGAACCGGTCGATTTGCGCGGCTTTTATGTCCCCCACATCTCCTTCGAACAGTTGGAGAAGGAGATCGAAGAGGGGGCCGAAAAGATGATGGCCAAATTCTGCAGTGCGAAGATGGGCGATTTCACCAACTTCACCACCTCCATCGTCACCGGCATCCCCTACGAAGAGGTCATCCGCACGGCGGAGGAAACGGCCGCCTCGCTGATCGTGCTCGGCACCCACGGCCGTACCGGGATCGACCACCTGATCTTCGGCAGCACTGCCGAGCGTGTCGTCCGCGGGGCTTCCTGCCCGGTCCTGACGATCCGCCTGCCGGCGGAACAATGA